The sequence below is a genomic window from Setaria italica strain Yugu1 chromosome IV, Setaria_italica_v2.0, whole genome shotgun sequence.
ATGGGAGGACGTGCCTACAGGGATGCCTTGTCTGACTGCTGCAGGGGGGGTGGTGCACTAAAATAATTGGATCCATGTCTGGTGGTGTCTCTCATGGGTCAAGCTGgcattgcatatttgcatcgCCCACTATATGAAACAGTAGAACGGAGAAGATCGAAAGGAAAAGAACCTAGCGtgctttcccttttcttttttcatcagAAGATACTAGTATATATGTATCTATTGTATTGGTGCAGCCAAATTTGCAAAAGTTGCTAGTACTAGGAGCAGTATCTTTGTTCTGCAGTTGTTTAATCCGTACCTCCTGtggccaccaccatcatcaGCTCCAAGTTCATGTTGTGCACCCATGCTCCTGCCGCAATCCACCACCACATTGTCCTCCTGCGCAGTTGAGCACCACAAAACACAACGGATTCAGCTAGATCTAGTCGCCTCCTCCACGAGTGCAACTTGTGCAAGAACCGGGACTGCAGAAAGAATCAAGAGGCGCACACACACTACCTGCGGCAATGCCAGGCGCCTGGCCACCCCAGATTTGTGCGCGAGATCCGCGCCCGCATGCAGCAGCTTACCCGCCTCGCGatccccgccaccgccggggtCGAGCCACCCTCGGCTCCTCGCCGCATTCTGCGGCGTCTGCGGCGAGGTGGATGTGGTCGGATCTGAGCCCAGCTGCGGGGAGGGCTGCGGCCTCCGCCTGATCCTCatggatgagagagagagagagagagatcgagagggagggaggagtgagagaggagagagagagagagagagggccgGAGGGGCGAGGGCAATGGTGGTggagatggccagatggggAGATTTGGGGAGGGTGCAAATTAAAGTGGGAGGGCTTTTGGTTCCGGCTTGCCTTTTATGCCTCCCCTTCATGCCTCGGCGTTTTTATTTATGGGCGACGCGGTAAGTTTAGAATAGTGGTAGATGGTGCAGTTTTCAGCACTGCCCGCTGTCTTGGCTTGGCTGGGCATGCACATGCCTGGCCTGCTGTGCGCCTTCCCTTCCGCTGCACCGGAGGGCGTCGCCTCGCCGTCCGATCTGGTGTAAGAAACTGCGCAGCGGCATGTGCGCCTGGAGCTCTGGACCTCTGGTGATGACTGTATGGGGATGTAAAAAAGCTGGTGAGATGTATAGGTTTTTGTATAACAGAAAGTACAGCGCGTGCTGGTTGAGGAACACGTCCAGGCAATGGGACAAAAGAACGCGTGAAATTGAGATCACACACGACCAAACAATATCGCTCGCCAAatcatgagttttttttttaaagaaacgTTTCTTTGATGAAATGTTCTCTCCGGTTTTGCTTGGTTGATCATGGATTAAGATTAGAGAGGGGCCGTGGATCTTGAGGGGATCGAACAGTCAGATCAaaggcgggggcggcgacgagtCAGACGGAGCAGTGGCGAGAACTGGGGGAGCGAGCAGGGGAGGAAAGCAAAGCTCGGGCGCTGTCAGGGGGAGCATGTGTGGCCGACGCATCCAGCTTTTGGGCAGCATGGCgggggcaggaggaagaagccaaTGAGATGCCCCTGCTGCGGGCGGGCACCGGACAGTTAGCAGCCCGTGTATAGATGACCGCCTCGTGGGCGTTTCCATGCCGGTGCTGGTGTTCGGGATCGGCCATTGCAACTGGATGCGGTTTTGGTGAAGCATTGATGGTTGATGCGATCCTGATCTCGCCACACGGTGGTGAGAAAAGTGGCAAGTTAACGGATCGAGGGAGAAGGATGCAAAACACGGCAAAATTGCAGGTTTGGGTATTGGGGTTTGCACAGATTCGTGTGTCTCCAGCGTGAGGAACGAATCTGCCAAacgagaggaagagaggggatGGAGGAGAGATGCGCGAAAGGAACTATACCGAAGGGCCCTTCATGGGCTGGAACGATGCTTGCGCAGGAGCAGGCTGCTTGGCCCATGGACTCTGCAGTGCCACTGCCTCACGCGCCTGTGGGCGAGCGAAAATGGACGGACTCTGCAGCAGTGACGTCTGTGTGCTGATGGGGACGATTTGCGCTGCTGCAGAGGAGCCTGGGTGCCTGACGCTAGGTTCATGTCAAGCATCAGCAGATGCAGAGCCAGCAATGCGGCCATCTTGTTCGAATTTTGAATTTACTGACGCGTGACAAAAGGAATCAGTAACAACAGATTGCAGATCATCGGCAGGTCATGTAGAGGTTGCTGAGGCTTAAGCATAATACATTAATACTGACCACAAAACTATGTCCTGCTTTCAACACAGATAGCACAAGTACATAATGTTATATGAGGAAAGCAGGAAAATCACCTTTAAAGGATTCTGACCATACCGAGCATTGCCATAACGACTGAATCGACAAATATCTATAAACatgttttcaagccacaaaggcTGAAAGGTGGCCTCGTTGTTTTCCTTGACTTTGCAGGTGAACTGCATTAGTGCAAAATGTCGACAGACTCGGCAGCAAGTGCGGACCAGAATTTCTCACCAAAAGGGAACAGATGCAGACCGCAAGTTAACCTCGTAAGGTCAAACAGTTAGGCACATTAAACAGCATCTGCGGAGTGCCTAACCTTCTCTGGCAGATGTCCTTCAAGCTTTCAAATACATCATGAATGTTATGCAGGACATACATAAATGTGCTTATGTTGGTACTTCCTAGTACATTGTTCGCTAGGACAAAAAAATCCCAGCACAATATGTCATCATCAGTACACAAGGCATTAATATCTACCATTTTTCTATAGTATAAACAGTTAGGTCTTTTACAAAGTAGTTAGGTACTACATCTTCCCAATCCCACATTCATCCATACAAATGAATTCCGAGAAACTACCCAGTTCACCCAACCAAAACGCCCCACCTATGGAGCAATAAGTGAAATGTCAGTATGGTTGATGTGGTTCTCTTTTCCACTTAAATTCTATATCATAAAGCAACCCTaggcacaaaaaaaaaaggcagggAGTCGCAGATGACACAGGAGCATCTATATCATCACATCTATACTATTTTCTTATTTCTGATTATAGCTAGATATGAACTTTACAACATAAGTCCCAGATGCCTCTACGGAAGAACTTGTGTGGGTATTGAGAGCTAACACTAACTGGACAGGTTTACTCTCTATATGGATTTAGAAAAATCCAAGGTCTCATGTCGACCTTAATTTGATCATTGTGTTGACTATTTATCCTAGACAACAACAGATCATATACAACCACCCAGCAAAAACCCTACTTGCCTTTATTGTTGGTGCATTTGATGCTGTTTGATCAAAAGTTGAGCATAAAGCAGCTCATTCCAGGAATCTGGTACTCCAGGAAGGCACCAGTGGCTGCAGTCCTGATATCTCTCAGGCGACCTCCTCTCCTCGTCTGTCAGGTTCTGCTTGCGGTAAATGGAAGGGTGTGCATCCTTTCTGTAGTCAGTCATTCTAGTTATGTTCAGGTAGACAACTGGAGTTTTCATCTTGTGGATCACATCCTCTAAAATGCTCATCTTTGGTGGGTAGGTTGAAAGGTACTGCTCGTTTGTTATTGGTTCACTCTCCTTGTCGCAGCTCCCACCTGAATTCCATTGACCGCCACTGCATAGTGGAGATGCAAGGCAATATATTTGTTCAGCTTACACAAATCAAATATAGCATGTGGTAATTTGAAACAGAAATGACAATGCGCACCTAAAATGAGATGCTGAGTAGCCTCTGAATAACACAGTGGTTTTTTTGGGGTTAACATTGGCATCAATCCACTTGGACCAGGTGAGAAGAGCTTTATGAAAGGCATCCACAACATTAAGCTCGCTATACACATGATTACCTTCCTGATAGTAGTCCTTCCTGTGGCACATTCAATCTGTCATCAGTGTTTAAGCGAGAATGAAATGGGGATGCTTGTTCAACCGAAGAGCTGTTAAGATGAGTTACCCTAGAGCAGTTTTCTCATGTGTCCACCAATGGCCAGTATTGAAGATGAGAAAGTCTGCATCCTTGTACTTCGGTGACGATTGCTCAACCAGGTCAAGCCTGAgagtttcctttttctttccatCGCTGACTTTCATCTCCCATTCCCGGACTAGGAATGGGGAGCGGAAGAACTCCACGCTGCAGTTATAATCCTGAATGACATGAATGGGAAAGGCAATTAGGCAACAATACTAATTAGTTAAATGAACGGAATCATGGGTAGTGTAGGATCTGGACTTCAAGGAATATATACCGTGAACAGGAAGGAGTATGAGCCTTCGGTCTTAAATTCACGCCTGCCAGATGCCTCAAAAACCTTCCTCTTGTCTTTGACAGAATTCCTCAAAATACACACAAGGGATTCCCACATGTTCCTGTTGAGTGAATCACCGATGAAAACAAGCCTTTTTCCTCTCAGCCTCTCCAACATGTCGGTCGGGTTCAATCTGATATAACAAGAACATAATTTGGCACATTACACACCAAGCTTGAACCCAAATCACTAGAATCATTTTGCATTGTTCTAATAACCTAATTCTCACCTTGGGATACTGCATCCACTGGGTTGCCAACGGAGCTTCTGATAAGCTAGATCTCGCCGACCATTGAGATAGCAGTCAAAGGGTTCATCAATGTGAGGGCACGATCCCTCCGGGTAGAGAGGGTATGAGTCATCCCTAACCCAATGCCCATGGAACATATCACAACTGGCCACCTGCTTGAACCAATCAACTTCCTTGTTTCCACTAGAACCACCATCCTGTTTTGTTGTCGACACGTTACCCTTACTGTCGTTTCCAGATTTTGAGGTGACTGCTTGGGCCGAATGGTCTTTTGATGAGCCAGCGCTTCCCTGAGTAGCATCTCCCTTCTGCTTATTCACTGCACCACTGCTTCCACCGGAAGCAACTCCACTGCTTGTCTGTTCCTGATTCTTTACAGCCGGGGATGCTACAACCATGTTGTTCTTACTGGGAGATCCAACTTCTTTCTCCCCTGCCAATGCAAGACTACCAGTTTGGTTACTAGTTGGAACAGCACTCACACTGCTACTATTGTGCTCACCTCCGCCATCTCCGGCATTGCTCTTCACTGAACTAGAACTTCCAGCTGATTCATGGCTTGCATCGCCACTTCCACTTCCACTCCCTGGCTGAGCATCTGAACTATTATTTGAACTAGCTTTCGTATCTGTGCTCTTTGCCAGACTGGAACTTCCGGTTGATTTATGGCTTGCATCTCCATTTCCACTCCCTTGCTGAGCATCTGAACTATTATTCGAACCAGCCTTCACCGGACTAGAATTTCCAGCTAATTTATGGCTTGCATCTCGATTTCTGCTCCCTGGCTGAGCATCTGAACCTTTACTCAAATCAGCCTTCTTTTCTGTGCCACTTCCAGAAGAACCACTGCTCCCGGCTCCAACAGCACCTTCTGCCTCGGCCTTCACCGAGCTGATATTTCCAGAAGCAGAACCACTGGTTGGAATGCCAATTCCGCTTCCAGCCTGAGTATTAGAAGATCCAGTGCTCAAATCAACCTTCCCGGAGCTGCTACTCCCGGCAGAATTATTGCTGGGGACACCTCCTCCAACTTTGGCCTCGGCTTTCACAGTGCTGCCTTGTCCGGCAGTAGCATTGCTCGGGTCTCCGCTTCCACTTCCCGGCTGCTTATTAGACGTATCTACGCTCTGCTCGCTGGCCTTCGCCACGGTTCTGTCTCCGGCGGCACTGCTGGCTGGAGATCCACTGCTGCCTCCTGCCTTGCTACTCGAAAGACCTCCGCCGTTCCCTTTATTCTGATCCACCGCACCGCCACTCGATGCAGAATTATTCGTCGGagccccgcctccgccttcgccgCTAATGCCATTTCCGGCCAAATCACTGGCCGGAGGCACACTCCCACCACCGACATTGCCGATCGGAGCACCACCTCCACTTCCCAGCTGCTTACTAGACTCAGCCGCGGCAGAGCTGTTGCTTCCCGCCGCGCTCCCCACTCCCCCACCGCTCACATCGCGGCTCACctcgccaacgccgccgcccgATCCGCCCGCCGTGGCGCGCGGAGGCTGCGGCGAGGGGGCGGGCGCGCTAGCGGGCAGGATGGACGAGAAGAAGCCGGAAATCTGCGAGCGGTACGGCGCCGTGGACGCGTACACGCTGCCGAACCACGAGGCGCCcccctccgcgccggcgccggcgcccgcggagGAGGGCGTGGCGAAGGCGACGTAGGCGGTGAACGCGGCGAAGGAGACCGCGAACCCGTACAGGGTGAGCCTCGCGCGGCGCCGCGAGCGGCCGCCGAGCGGGCTGAGGGGCCCGGCGTCCCCGCACACCAGGCCGCCGCTCTGCTTCCAGAGGCTCTTCATGCcgcccggccgcggcggcgctacGGCGTGCCGCGCTCCGGGAGACGCGGAGCGGGGCAAGTGGAAGGGGGAAGCGGAGGCGACTAGCAAGCAAGCGAGGGTGGCCGTGGCGGTGCTCCGCTGGTAGCGCGGTGGGGGACGGAGGAGATGGCGAGTGGTTTGAGAAAGCTTTGGGGAGGAGGTGGGGGCGTTGGTGGGGTGGTGGCTATAGTAATTTCGGggagaaaaaaataacaaactCATTAGCAATCTGTTTAGATtttggccatgtttagttactcccaactcccaactttgacactatgcaaaaagaagattccccat
It includes:
- the LOC101785774 gene encoding protein trichome birefringence gives rise to the protein MKSLWKQSGGLVCGDAGPLSPLGGRSRRRARLTLYGFAVSFAAFTAYVAFATPSSAGAGAGAEGGASWFGSVYASTAPYRSQISGFFSSILPASAPAPSPQPPRATAGGSGGGVGEVSRDVSGGGVGSAAGSNSSAAAESSKQLGSGGGAPIGNVGGGSVPPASDLAGNGISGEGGGGAPTNNSASSGGAVDQNKGNGGGLSSSKAGGSSGSPASSAAGDRTVAKASEQSVDTSNKQPGSGSGDPSNATAGQGSTVKAEAKVGGGVPSNNSAGSSSSGKVDLSTGSSNTQAGSGIGIPTSGSASGNISSVKAEAEGAVGAGSSGSSGSGTEKKADLSKGSDAQPGSRNRDASHKLAGNSSPVKAGSNNSSDAQQGSGNGDASHKSTGSSSLAKSTDTKASSNNSSDAQPGSGSGSGDASHESAGSSSSVKSNAGDGGGEHNSSSVSAVPTSNQTGSLALAGEKEVGSPSKNNMVVASPAVKNQEQTSSGVASGGSSGAVNKQKGDATQGSAGSSKDHSAQAVTSKSGNDSKGNVSTTKQDGGSSGNKEVDWFKQVASCDMFHGHWVRDDSYPLYPEGSCPHIDEPFDCYLNGRRDLAYQKLRWQPSGCSIPRLNPTDMLERLRGKRLVFIGDSLNRNMWESLVCILRNSVKDKRKVFEASGRREFKTEGSYSFLFTDYNCSVEFFRSPFLVREWEMKVSDGKKKETLRLDLVEQSSPKYKDADFLIFNTGHWWTHEKTALGKDYYQEGNHVYSELNVVDAFHKALLTWSKWIDANVNPKKTTVLFRGYSASHFSGGQWNSGGSCDKESEPITNEQYLSTYPPKMSILEDVIHKMKTPVVYLNITRMTDYRKDAHPSIYRKQNLTDEERRSPERYQDCSHWCLPGVPDSWNELLYAQLLIKQHQMHQQ